aactgccagctgccagggaggttagtttgctcacaatccgatgggtaggttgtgatgacctcACAAGGTGACTAACCTACCCAGGTtacccacctaggttgcttcttcgAGGGTGGCTGCCGGGGCCACCCGACGCCACCCtatttgatttggtttggtttatcggggtttaacgtcccaaagcaactcagtctatgagggacgccgtagtgaagggctccggaaatttcgaccacctggggttcttttacgtgcactgacatcgcacaccaccctatttatcgctcacaacgccgacagcgCCGAAACCGATTTTTCTTCGTAGCAGTGcctttaacgcgagagcgttagaacATCCATATTTTTATGCCCCGCGTCCTACGTACGATGGCTGATTTAAAGTTTAAAACTATGCCAGCGGACTATCTCTGCATGAGACTCAATCGAAGACTTCTAATTGTCTGCCCCACGAaagaaacaatttcttttttgtaataCCTGCAACTTAGGATAAGTAGTTAATTTTAAATAACCAAATTGAGAAGCTCTGAATTTAGGAAAATACCTTTGAGTCTGGCGGGCGATGGCTGAGGATATTTGCCAGGACAGACGGGATCGCGACTGGAGAAGGAGAGGACGAAGTGGAGCTCGATTGGGTGATGCCTTTGTCGCGCATGCCTGTACGTGGTCCGATGAAAATGGTGATGTTGAGAGGAGGTGTCGATCTGAGCAAGTATCTCTTTTCACGTTCCTAACTGCCCACATGCAAACGCCGCGACACTTTAAAGCTCGTTGACTCACCGCCTCCATAGATAACTCATCGTCcgcaaaacgcattaaaaaaattcttgctggagtaCATTTTTGAAGCAGCGTCCTGTAACATCCTACAGGCATACCGCAGCTGTATTGACAGCCATTTCAGAGCCCCTACAATGATCGGTCGCGAgagcctgggtctcacaagccccaccggtggcagcacctgccattgcagggcagtggaaCATTGCTTAAACGCTTCATCATTGTGCAAAAAGTggcacgaggactcccaggggtctatgaatgtaaagtagagaatgaccgattccgcatatatgggcattaacccatacACCGAACAACTTCTATCcgtgaacaccggaaccgaagcgAAAAACGAAGTGCTAGAGCCCCTAATTCGTGTTTGGACTCACGACGCAAATCGaccgtaattttttttcctcattgcTAACCGTGAACATGCAAGCACAGCAATACTTTCAAGCTATTTGGCTCACCGCCTTCGAAGACGTATCCGTAGGCGACGTTCCAGTTCTTGTAGTCTGTTCCCAGAAAGCTCACTGCAACTCTCCGTTTGTCTGAAAGGAATGACGAGGCAGCATTTTAATTCCTACCGCGCCTCAGACCAGCGCACATCGAGGACGCCAGAGACTTATTGGGAGACGACTCATGCATGGGGCAGTCCTCTAGCTTTTCTCAGGCATGCTTTCGGTTTGTGAGGCGGCCCATGActttctgcagagcgaaaaagaACATTGTCTTCGATGATCCAATGACATCAGCCTTTAGGTATTTCGGCTTCTTGAAACCAAGCCTGACACCCGAGACAGTTGATCCTCCGAGAACTATAAGCGGAACTCGAGCTCGTTGAATTCAATTCGCTTTTCTTCTAGAACGTAGGTCTAAAAAaagaccctgaaatgattttggcGGTTATATTTTAATGCAACAAATCTGTAGAGCTGTCTTTCTGAGCATTGGAGTAAAGTTCAAAAGCTCTGAGCGGACCCTACAgtttacaaataattttttttaatgcttctcGCAACCGTTTACGGCGACACCGTACCGCGCGCTCTTATCTGCTCCTCCCTCTCTGACGTTCATACAGCGAGGAATCTGAACGAGCCTTCTCATTGGTAGTGCCGAAGTCACGTAGGCGGGACGAGGCGAGGCGCAGTCTCTACCTGTTTTGTTTATTAAAGCGAaggctttactggcctagcggcgccgattcGGGGAGACTTTGAGCTTCCGTCGGACAGCGGCGTCTGACTACCCCGCGCATATCGCCCGGCGAGCTGCTTCACTGGAGAGGGTCCGGAATTCCAAGCGCGCGAAGCTAGCGTCAGAGAGGAAGAGCGAGCTAGCGCGCCGGGGCGTGCGAGCACAGACGCCATGTGGGGAGAACGCCGAGGAGCTGCTGCGTGCAGTGCACGCGCGCAGCACTGTGGGAACCAGGCAGAGTCTGATCATCCAGCCGCCAAAACTACTTCACCGAGCTTCGGACAGTCTTCGTAGCAATCAAGGAGCAAAAATAAACAGCGATACCACAGCTCAACGATTGCGTCTAACATTGTCAACAATACTCTTGCAACTGTTATTAACCAAGCTTAACCACAGCATAACTAAAGCTTTCGCTTGTATGTCCAGACCTAGCTGCTGTTAAggaacagtcttttttttttcttgctcgtcGGCGTGTATTAgttgaggggggagggggttgagGAACGAGGAACACCGTTTTTATTGCCGATATATTTGGTGCGACatatttggtgtttttttttaggcTAGCTTAAAAAATCGCTGGCGGttaagcattgctaagcacgaaatattctgcgaaagcagttttttgcaggtcgacaccacggccacgtacccgaaagcgcgattgaggtgtccactgacccaggcagccagttatgcgcatcttcaactttttcatcgtcagtgtCAATTTACCCAAAGTACGCcggtggcctatgctccagtgccgcgtttctgcagcactgTTGTCAACGCCAGCGCGTATTTCTCTACTGccttgtttctgccacaacgtttccCACGCCATCGCATGCAGCCCAAATCTCTCTTACTAACGCCAAATAGCTGAACTTTTGAGTTTGATAGTATAGTAGCAgatgatgaagaagacgatgtgcaatgcacagcgttcTGCGGCACTATttgcatgcaataaagaaaaaaaactgcggtgGTAGCCTATagcgctctcgcgcagtggccagcgaagctgatctattcgcgccgccgcgggttcgaatcccagtcgcggatatttatttttaatttcacttAGCACAAACCCATAAACAtcgcaaacccacaaacatcgcaagacctTGCTGGGGGTTCACCCATCAAAGCATTGCTTTCGCagtaatatttttgctgccaaacACTTGCACGCTTTTACTGACCTTAGTAAATATTGTTTCATGATTCCTTGAAACGATCGTCAGACTGCTTCGGAGCGATGCTGTCGCCGGAGGGTGGCCGCCACGGGAACCACCCGATCCCTTGGCCGCAGGGTGGCGGCTACATAAGCGCGACGCGATGAGTGAGGGAGCTGCTAAACGCGCCACCCCATACAAGAGGCTCAGCTACAGCAGGACCCATCTGTACGCATAGCCGATACAGACGCTGCTACATATAAGCGCGAAAGAAAAAGTCGTCGCGGTGATGACACGCGACAGAACTTCACGAGTCAAGCGTAATAACGCACGCAGAACGAACAAACTACAAAACCGACAGGCGGCAGTATAAGCGCGACGAAAAAGCGCGGTGCACTACGTTCGGCCAGTTCGTCTACCGCGATGAGTGAGGCCGGCGCAGTTGCTAATCGCGCCAGCTGCAAAACGCACAGCGAGAAGAGCTGCACTCATAATCGTGTGACCTCAGAGGTCAACGGTCGCAGATTTTATTCCTCTCCCGGTGCAGGGTCACCGGGTGCGAAGGTTTGCTCGTTACACCATCTGGTTATTTGCGTGCCCCTTGTAGACAATTGTAGATCTCTGCTTACTTGTCGAAAACCATTAGAGCTTTACAATTTAAGCTTCAGCACTGAGCAGTCTTGACGCTCAATTAAGCTCATTTCAGCTTCAGCAGTCTTGacgcggccccgccgcggtggctcagtggttagggcgctcgactactgatccggagacccgccgcggtggctcagtggttagggcgcttgactactgatccggagttcccgggttcgaacccgaccgcggaggctgcgtttttatggaggaaaaacgctaaggcgcccgtgtgctgtgcgatgtcagtgcacgttaaagatccccaggtggtcgaaattattccggagccctccactacggcatctaattcttcctttcttctttcactccctcctatatcccttcccttacggcgcggttcaggtgtccaacgatatatgagacagatactgcgccatttcctttccccaaaaagccaattattattattatgttcccgggttcgaacccgaccgcggcggctgagtttttatggaggaaaaactctaaggcgcccgtgtgctgtgcgatgtcagtgcacgttaaaggtccccaggtggtcgaaattattccggagccctccactacggcacctattcttcctttcttctttcagtccctcctttattccttcccttacggtgcggttcaggtgtccaacgatatatgagacagatactgcgccatttcctttcccccaaaaaaccaattatagtcTTGACGCGAGGTCTCTTTTCCATGCCAAGCATGCACAGCCTGGAGCGTTATACAATGCACTGTTACACACATCACATAGAACAGCGCCTTATAACAGCGGTTCCAAATTCTTATTCCATTTCAGCATTCCTCACCTTGATCCGCGAAGTAGAACTGAGCGGGGTGGTCAGAATCTTCAACGACGCGAAGCATCTTCTTTACCATTGCGTTCCTGTAAAAGTGAACATTTAATAATCAATTGCGCAAGACCTTTGACAACAAGATGCAGTTAATACTTTTGTGCCCAAAGAATACAGGAAATCCTTAAAGCAAATTAAGCCCATATTTTTCCGCACTCTTATTAGGCAAATAAAAGTGTTTTCAACAGTAAAGTTCTAAGAACTGCTTTAATGCTTCAAGTCACAGGTTTCTATAAGTTACGTCTACAGGAAATTTGACCTCTACAGTTCTCTTTTTAAGTCGTCTCCCTGTTCTTCCGCCACGACTCTTCGAATTGCCTTTTACCGACGTCTGCAGCAAATACATCCATGTTGCCGTTGAATGTTACCGGGCTAGTTAGTTCATGTTAACTTGTGATACAAGGCGCTACactgacacacacacaacacaacgACAGGGCAACAAGCACAGGCGCGTGTGCTTGTCGTCGTGCCTTTTTGTGCGTTAATGTAGCGCCTTGTTTCACAAGTTATCGTTGTTGGGTTGTTGGGCCTGAACCCCTAGGTTCATGCCGGAACTGACATCTcgccgccgcattggctcagtggttatggcgctcggctgctgacccgggttcgatcctagccgcggcggtcgaatttcgatggaggcgaaattctagaggtccgtgtcccgtgcgatgccagtgcacgttaaagaaccgcagctggtcgaaatttccggagcccttcactacggcgtcccacatagccttagtcgctttgggatgtgtatatatatatatatatatatatatatatatatatatatatatatatatatatatatatatatatatatatcagatttCACAtgtactgcatatatatatatatatatatatatatatatatatatatatatatatatatatatatatatatatatatatatatatatatatatatatatatatcttgggCGCATTAAAAACTGCACGTTCTAAGGCATGCCGTACTTGTTTGAAACAGTATAGAGAGAGCACTGTGTCTTGAATATTCATAAAACAATTCCTTTCTGATTTCACTTACCCATTTTTATTGCGCTCCATAGTGGACTTCTTTCTCATCATATTTACCCAGTAGTGCACAAAATCTCCGTCTTCAATCCCACGTTTAACGCTCTTTACTACAGTGTACCGATTTCCCCCATACTTATACTCAGCTCCTCATGTCTTCTCCAGCTCGAGTCAATGCTTCTGTGCGAGAACGTTGACTTCCTTGAGCCTCTAACTTCTGCGCCGTCGACCACTTCCGTCGTCCGCGTTGTTCTTTCCAAAGTCGTTCGCCGTTGGCAATGCGCGTTTTGGAACAGCTCTATTCGAGTGCGTTTTGCAGGGACAAGAAGAGAAGGTGGTGCGGTAGACACTACGGACCCGCAGTTAAGTAGTCTACGAACGGTACCGTGCCAACGAGCATCTTAGCAATTCTCGATTAATTTGCTGCCACTTAGCGAGAACCCTATACCATACTATAGGGACCCTAAACCATACATTCCACTGCTAAAACGACTTCATTACACGACTCCGCTCATTCAATTCGAGCCATTATATATGCTACACACACCGACGTGTTCGTCAAACGTTGTGTCTTTTCCCCCAACACTTTCAAAACAGTATGTACTTACGATTTGCCCATGTAGTCAACCTCCACTTCGTAGATCGCACCGTCCTTGTGCTTCGCGTTGTACGTGGTGCAGCCTGCGGAGTCGTTGTAGAGGCTGGCGGTCCTCTGAACCACGTACCACATACCTTCGACCTATGCATCATGCAATGCGGGGAATGAGTCTCTTATCAACGCGCCTCGCTGTGCAAGGCCACCTTTTTGTGCTCCCATTACGCTAGCGGTTGCACCGGTGAAACGCAGGCAGCGGGACATGACAGAGAAGGAGAGGGGAAGGGAAGGCAGTTAACCATAACGATGTTCCCTTCAGCAACACCATACACTGGataaagggggtggggggtggggtgtAGAAGGGAAGTAGGAAAATAGAGACTGGGTATGTAAGAAGCAGTGACGTTAGGTAAGGTCGTATACATGTTGCATAATCATAATACCATCAAATCATGACCATTAAAGTCTGAAAACGTAACATGATATTTCTGATAGGAGTGCAGTCGCACCTCAGAGCCAAGTTTTGTCGCTGATGCGAGAAATGACTCCTTACGGGTCATAATTGCCATATAGCAAATTGAAGCCCCTTTATGAAATAGAACAGAAGACTCGTTGTAACGAAAACCCGGCGCCCGCTTTCGTCACACCTGGCAGGTGACCCTAATTGCCGCCCGCCAACCGTCCACCAATACAATGAGAATTTGAACAGAATCAACAGCGGAATAGAATTGGAATATAACAAGAATTGGAATAGACTAGCcagtggaggaaaaatgctaTCGACTTTCCTTCGCAATAATTCAATTggtcataataataattaataattgttttttgggggaaaggaaatggtgcagtatctgtctcatatatatatcgttagacacctgaaccgcgccgtaataataataataataataataataataattggtttttggggaaaggaaatggcgcagtatctgtctcatatatcgttggacacctgaaccgcgccgtaagggaagggataaaggagggagtgaaaggagaaaggaagaagaggtgccgtagtggagggctccggaataatttcgaccacctggggatctttaacgtgcactgacatcgcacagcacacgggcgccttagcgtttttcctccataaaaacgcagccgccgcggtcgggttcgaacccgggaactccggatcagtagtcgattgccctaattactgagccaccgcggcgggccattCAATTGGTCAgcgctaaatttttttttcccccttgccAAGAATTTCGTGTGCAATCAGTCGACCACTCTGCCTTTTCTACTAAAATGCTCTCTCCTTCTTGACTATGAAAGAGGAGGAGACGCATTTGtaaaaaggaaatgcgcagtgaTTGTATCACTCGGGATGGACTTCCAAGTCGCAGCGTGAACAGTCGGTTTTTCAGCTTTACTGTCTAATTCGACACTTGAATTGGAGCTCACCTGCGCAGGGTCGAAGTTTTCCATGAGAATCACTTTCTGCCCCAACGCTCCGCTAAGAGTCAGGAAAGTCGCGGCAGAAAAGGTGAACGCAACAAGCGCCGCCATTGCCGCAAACCGACCGAGTGTATACTGGCGATGGAACAAGGTAACGGAGAGGCGCGATCTGTTCCTGACGAGAGGCGCTCTTATATCACCGGGTTCTCCTAGGCGCGTTGTCCTATAAGGTATAGGTTTGAGAGGCGAACAAATAGACCAAAGTTACAAGCTGTGCAAACAAGCGCGCCACCGTTTTTTTGTACTCGTCAAGAAATGGATACTGGATGCCATACGCATACAAAGCGGGCGGTACTTCCTTGACTTGCAAGCACACGCAAGAGTGTCGACAAAGCTGCTGCGAAACTAAGCTTTACTTGGAGGGAGCATAAACCGTCCGAAACGTCAAGAAAACGGTTAGCATTACTCGTAGTCGGCTGAGTTGTTTTGCAGTCACGCGAAGGTTAGGTGTACTTAAACTAGCAACGCTTCGAAGGTTCTCGGTGCACGAAAAGAAACAGCAAAGATAACGCGGGAAATTCAACTTCATTTACAAGCTTTGCTTTACCGTTGCGGGGTAATGTGTGTTCAGTGCTGCACGATAAGGCTTACGTATATATGTGTAACCAGGACACTCAGGAGAGTACACAGAGAACACCGGGAAGGTCTTGTGCAAATAAGATGGCGGTGAACATGGCTGTCGTATGCGAGAGAAAGCGTGAGAACTGCGATGCGAAACAAAAGGCACGAAATTTAAGGGCACTGTTGGCTTTTTTCTCTCGTCTATACCATAAAACTCTCACTAATCCGCGACGCCGTTCAGCAGAGCAGTGGACAAACCGGGTTACCATCGGCTGTGTCACGGTAAGCGACGAGTTCTTGGACGGTGTTCCTGGAAGGGGTAATTTGAGGGAAACTCGACCAGAAGATCTGAGTCGAAAGGGATGTTGGAAGCTAAAAATTGTGCATCTAGTTTTGGCTCCCTTTGCGCATTTAAGAAATTCACGGCAAGGAATGTTTCTAGTCGATCACGCCACTCGGCCTCCGCACGCCGATCGTCGTTGCTTCCGAGGCCGATTGTGTGGGGTTGTAGTTGGGGGGATAGataggtccccccccccccccccccccctttagctGCGGCTGGCACAGTTCAAAGCCCACCCTGTGATCGCGCGCGTTACCGCGAGCACACGCCGACCGCGGCGGGCCTTGCACtgagggggaacaaaggaacgacagtctggctgacacaaacaaggtATTGGTTGGTACAACAACAACAGCGCTAGCTAGCAACTAAATGCGCTAAGGAATCGATGTCGTCCGACTCACCTGcacggttacgagcgaatgttctcccgcgctagggcaaggaatAAAATCCGAGGCCGGACAGGTCGAGATGCGGGACAACGTATGAacgtatgaatgaatgaatgaatgaatgaatgaatgaatgaatgaatgaatgaatgaatgaatgaatgaatgaatgaatgaatgaatgaatgaatgaatgagtttaATTTCCGTAAAAGCGGAGGGGGCTCGAAAAATGAGTAAAAATCCTTCTACTTGACGGTGTTCGAGCCCCCTTGGTACAATAGCAGACAGCTGAGCACTTATAGTAAAGAGTACCGTAATTTCCGGACTATAGTCCGCCGACTATACATgtttaaaagctgaaattttgcGTCTTGCGGACTATTTATGAGTTGGGACTACtcagtattttattttttcagatcgTTTGTCAGCGTCGGAGAAGCCTACCAATggctatgaaagaaaaaaaaaaacgtgcccgATTGGGCGCATACGACATGTTACCGTGTCAAAACAACAGCGAAATCAGCTGCTATATAAAATCAGTTTTGATATGCAAGCAAATGCAGTCGCGGTAATCAAGAGGGGTTGTTTTTTAGTGCTTGTATCTGTGAGAAAATTTCGACGGGCTCTATAGGACTCAAATCAATGCAGTCTAATAAAATGTGCAATTTAACTTCTTTACAATAAATGCTATTGCTTCCCCATTGCATACTGCTAGTGGACTCTCTacaaaacatcatcatcagccttactgcgccaactgcagggcaaaggcctctcccatgtctctccaattaaccctgtcctttgccagctgcgcccatcgtatGCCCGCAAAGTTTTACTACGTTttccttctctttgaatccactccgttacccgttATCGtgttttcgcattacatgcccggtccaagcccatttattcctcttgatttcgactaggatgtcattaacacgcgtttgttccctcacataCTCCGatcgcttccggtcttttaacgttacacctatattttttctttcgatagctcgctgcgttgtccttaacttaaacccCGTAGGTGaacaccggtaagatacagctgttgtattcATTTTTTctagagggatattggcaaactacCATTTatgatttgagagaacttgccatatgcgccccaccccattcttattaatctagttatttctctctcatgacccggtcactacctgccctgggTAGACttattcctttatcacttccatcacctcgctaccaattgtgaaatGGTGCTCTCTTGCcacactgttgaacattacttccgTTTTATGCACGTTAATTTTTGAAGTTAAGAGTTTGATGGAAGTTTATGGTCGGGATGGAACATGACGAAAAATAAAAGGCACCGACAAAGGAAAGACGAATTGACGtctcggctcccacacgggagccttgttcacaatgaagcaGAAGCTGAAAATCATTGCCTTAAATACGGCCCATGTCAGATCTCTGAGGTCTTGCGTATACTTGGGGGTAGATTGCCATCACAACGGTTCAGCGTATCGTTTGTCGTTTGGATAATCAGAGATTGGGTCGCGATGTTCGGTTCTTTTCGTCTGCAAGAACACGTGCCTGTTCCCAGTCAGTGTTGTGGCCGGTAGATACCGAGTGTTCGGCAAGTGCGTTTGAAGCCACCCGTCGATTCCTCACGTCATTCTGGTCTCGAATTCTTCCTGCGAAAGCTGCTGCAGGACAGCTAATCCAGGACCTGGGTTAACCTTACGTCAACACACAAAACAAGAAGCAAAAGGTAAAACGCAGCTCTTCGCAACAAAAAACGATACCTCCTGCGTAACATGGGTCTGTGGGCTACAGAATGACAAGAAACGCATGCATACACTACCGGGGGTGGAACCAGCAAAGCGTGCACAAAACACATACTGAAATACGTGTCACTAAAGTGCACGAAAAGCGGTAAATGCATGAGCGGCAAAGCCATTTCGGTATCGCCGGTTCCATCCCCAACGGCGAAGTGATGATTCCccaaggatgatgatgatgatgttgtcgGATCCCGCGCGAGGCGAGCGCAGGTGTAAGCGTCTTCCAAGAGGACCATCATTTTCTTTCGGTAGCCGCACTTGCCCAAGAGTACGGTGGCGCTACCCTTGTCCGCTGGCAAAATAACAATGTCAGAGCTAGTGCGCACGGTTTTGATAGCCTCTTTTTCCTGGCGTGACAGGGGTGAAACTGAAAACTGCATGCGTAGCTTGGAAAGGACGCTGACAACGCGCGTAGTACGTACTTCATCTCGGCGGGACGGCTCCATAATGTTCGCACCACATTCAGCAGCGCTAACTCTCCTTGCGTCGGGCGCAGGAACAGTGTTGAAGTTCAGGCCgaggctaaaaaaaaacaaaacagaaagttCAGCCTTCTTCGGATTGTACGATGATACGCTGTGAACACACTTTCGGGGGATTCCGGAACCCGTCCTTAAAGACATCAGCCTTTCCAGTTTTCGTGGGAACATTTATACTGGCGTGATCGTAGGCCAGCCTGGAAGCTTGCGTGCAGTTGGATGCTAGCAATCTCTTCAGGGCAGTTGTATTCCAGTCGGCGTCTAGCGAAGAAGGCATCGTTCTCAAGATTCCTTATGTAGTCTTTGCACTCTATCATCCTGGCCTGGAGTCGAGACTGTGCTTAGACCGAACTTCTTGGAAACTCGCCGGTGCAACCGAAGAGAGCGAGGTATCATACCTTGCGCATTACAGGCGAAGTTGAACTCTGTCACTGTGGACAATACGACAATAGAGGACCTCGAAACTCGTGCAGTTGCATCGTTCACACATCCCCCGAATGTTTTTATGATGTACGTGGACGATTGTTTTTGTGTCCTGAAGAAAGAATCCCAGGACGCCTTCACCCGACAACTTAGCATGGAACCAGTAATAGAGTTTACCGTTGAAGAAGTCAAAGCCGCCTTCCATTCCTGGATGTACTCGTCTCCCGAGACTCTTCAGGACTAACCTTCAACGTGTACAGGAAACGTACCGGCCACCACCTTCATTTCACTTCCGTCCACCCTGTTTCCCAAAAGCGTCCCGTGGTTGCCTCGCTCCGCCGCAGAAGAGGAAGAATATGCACGAAAGGCGAATACAAGGATGTTGACTCGGTGCACATACGTCACGATTTGTCTGCATGAGGCTACGCAGGACATTTTATCGATTCTGTGGAGCACCAGCTCACCCGTCCTGCATTGCACCCGACCCCAGGCAACCAAAAACGGGCTTCAATTCCGTATTCCCAGGTGCCAGCGAGACGCTGGCGCGCATACTGCGTCGCTGCGACGTATATTGATTGAGCATGTGCCAGCTCGTAAACTTTGGAATGAATTGGTGCAAGTGAAGGACCCACTAAGGGGGGAAAAGTTTCCTGGCGTCGTATACGCAACTCCATGTGCCGACTGCGCatctgtatttttattttcaatactgcaggcccctttacggggccctagcaggtgggcatacacaacagttacaatgaggcaagaactacatcacacaacacaaggaaatttcaaaatgcggcaaggacacatgcaaagataaatctggtagaacagtggttcatttgcctacttgaggacaaactatgtacaatcggctccagacaaggttaccatatgaagtgatcaaacacggctaacagtgaacaacatgcacgtagaagcgaaaaaaaaaaaaaccttggcgctcaagacaagataagtatatgttggaaacaataataatactgaaggatagcggacaattgaacccaggaaaacaaactatgactacgcaaggggtgatgcactgattaagacgacaagaaagaacggatgtgaaacggattatcaatacccagaggcccatgtgcatcactgagagcgttactctgcggcaataccggcctcgagccttgtagcgaacgttgttaaggtcggcgcatgagtaatcgaggcatccagtttgttccattctcggatggctacaggaaaaaatgaatgtttaagtgCATCTGTGCGATAGAATAATCAGTTAGAGTGAGCGCATGTTTGTGTCGTGTCGGTCGAGTTCTGGGACGGGCAAATATATTTTGACACATTGATGTTATAATCGTTATGCAACAgttggtacaaaaattttaaacgcGCGTGCTTTGCTCTCATTGATAGCGTCGGGAGTCCTGAAATAGCTGCAAGGTTCGATGGGGAGTCAGTACGCTTATATTTGTTATGGATGAACCGTagtgcctttc
The Amblyomma americanum isolate KBUSLIRL-KWMA chromosome 3, ASM5285725v1, whole genome shotgun sequence genome window above contains:
- the LOC144125128 gene encoding uncharacterized protein LOC144125128; its protein translation is MAALVAFTFSAATFLTLSGALGQKVILMENFDPAQVEGMWYVVQRTASLYNDSAGCTTYNAKHKDGAIYEVEVDYMGKSNAMVKKMLRVVEDSDHPAQFYFADQDKRRVAVSFLGTDYKNWNVAYGYVFEGVPVYGVSSRTPVLDPKYLEEANEILKKNEVYGTMEICQPRQVK